In Streptomyces sp. 71268, the DNA window CGGGCGCCGTGGGGCTCGGCGCGATGGCCACCGCCGGCACCCTCCCGCGCTACCTGTGCGCCGCCACGGCCGCCGGCGCCGCCCTCGGCCTCGCCAACGCGTTGACGCTGGCCGCCACGCAGGCGGTCATCGACCCCCGGCGCGCGGGGGAGGCGTCCGGGGTGACCAAGACGGTGGTCACCGTGGCGGCGGGGCTCGGCGTGGCGCTCGTCGGCCCGACGGCGAGCGGCCCCGCCGGCGCGGACACGGGCGCCGGCGCGGGCGCGGGCGCGTGGGCGGGGCAGGCGGCGCGGGCCGCCGACGGGGCGCTGTGGGGGGTGGCGCTGGCCTGCGTGCTGACCGCCGGCGCGCTGGCCGGTTGGCTCCGGGCGCTGACCAGCCGCGACGCGTGAGGGTCGGGCCCCGGCGCGCGCGATCGACCGGTTCCGCGCATGCCGGGAAGCGGTGCGCGTACGCGAAGTGAACGGGTTCCCACGGGTGTTGGCACGGGCAGTGAACCGCCGTCAGGAATCGCATCCGCCGCTCCCGTACCTGTGGAGCATCCGGCCGTTGTCTGTCATGCTCTCGACGAACAGTTCCCGCCACCCTGCCGTGGGTGCGGCACGCCCCTGGAGTGACGCGCGTAGAACCGCCCCAACCACGGCTGCGGCGCCGGGGCTTCGCCCGCGTACGGCCGGAGCCGGTCGAGGGGCCGGCCGGCGAGCACCGCCCGACCAGGCGGCTGACCAGCGTCGGTCGGCGGACGCCGGCCGACGCCTGCCGGCCGACAGTGACTTCAGGAGGATGCGACATGTGTGAGCAGTGCGGTCCGTTCGACGGCGCGGAACTGGAAGCGGCGGACCCGCGCCCCGCGGGCCTCTCGCGCAGGGGGCTGCTGCTCGGCGCCGGGGCCGGCCTCGGGGTGGTCCTGACGGGCGCGGCGGGGCTCACGTCGCCGGCGGTGGCCGCGACGTCCGCCGCCACGCCCGTCGCCGGGTCCCTGAAGAACGGCCAGTGGTGCAACCCCGCCCGTGGCCACTTCCCCAAGGGCGGCCACTACGGCGCCCCGCGCGGCGGCGGGCCGCACGCCGGCCAGGACGTCACCAACTCGATCGGCACGGCTATCTACGCCGCGTCGGCCGGCACCGTGATCCGGCGCGGCTCGGGCGTACTCGGCGGGCGGAGCGGGAACGGCCTGGTCATCTCGCACGGCGGCGGCCGGTACACCTACTACGGGCATCTCAACAGGTTCCGCGTCGGCCTGAACGCCAAGGTCAGCGCCGGCCAGCGGATCGCCGACATGGGCGCGACCGGCAACGTGACCGGCCCGCACCTGCACTTTGAGGTCCACTCGAACGGCCTCGGCGGCATCACCAACCCCGTCAGCTACCTCGCCGCCCGTGGCGTGGACCTGGGCGGCGGCTGGCCGACCCTGGACCCGGGGGCCGGGGGCGCGACCGTCAGGACCCTCCAGCACCTGCTGACGCAGCGCGGCCACAAGCTCGTCGCCGACGGCGCGTACGGCTCGGTCTCCGTGAGCGCGGTCAAGAGGTTCCAGTCGGCCCGCAAGCTGGTGGCCGACGGCCAGGTCGGCCCGAAGACGTGGCCGCACCTGGTGTACACGCTGCGGCAGGGCCACTCGGGCTCGCACGTGCGGGCCCTGCAA includes these proteins:
- a CDS encoding peptidoglycan-binding protein, whose protein sequence is MVLTGAAGLTSPAVAATSAATPVAGSLKNGQWCNPARGHFPKGGHYGAPRGGGPHAGQDVTNSIGTAIYAASAGTVIRRGSGVLGGRSGNGLVISHGGGRYTYYGHLNRFRVGLNAKVSAGQRIADMGATGNVTGPHLHFEVHSNGLGGITNPVSYLAARGVDLGGGWPTLDPGAGGATVRTLQHLLTQRGHKLVADGAYGSVSVSAVKRFQSARKLVADGQVGPKTWPHLVYTLRQGHSGSHVRALQTVLNKHSAGLAVDGGFGSVTRSAVRAFQGANRLVVDGEAGPKTWTALVG